A part of Curtobacterium sp. MCLR17_036 genomic DNA contains:
- a CDS encoding M4 family metallopeptidase, translating into MTATDRIRSVVPPYLLRAVADADAYPRAASAARTALASLDTVRSPKEQHLTAPQQVAGTVDRSPRRTVSDAHGSTTLPGRVVRREGDADSGDAAVDEAYAGLGATHAFWLDVFDRVSVDGAGLPLDATVHFGQDYDNAYWNGSRMVFGDGDGEVFRRFTVALDVIGHELAHGVTQYTADLTYQGQSGALNESVSDVFGSLVAQYTAGQTAEQASWLIGEGLFTEAVHGVALRSMRAPGTAYDDPVLGKDPQPATMAGYVDTTDDQGGVHTNSGIPNHAFFLAATAIGGYAWQGAGAVWWDALTSSSVTASIDFAGFATVTVDAAGTRFGDGSAQQTAVRTAWQTVGVLA; encoded by the coding sequence ATGACCGCGACCGACCGCATCCGCTCCGTCGTCCCGCCGTACCTGCTCCGCGCCGTCGCCGACGCCGACGCGTACCCCCGGGCGGCCTCCGCCGCGCGCACCGCGCTGGCGTCCCTGGACACCGTCCGGTCCCCCAAGGAGCAGCACCTGACCGCGCCGCAGCAGGTCGCCGGCACCGTCGACCGGTCCCCTCGACGCACCGTGTCGGACGCCCACGGCTCGACGACCCTGCCGGGGAGGGTCGTGCGGCGCGAGGGTGACGCCGACTCCGGTGACGCCGCCGTCGACGAGGCCTACGCCGGCCTCGGCGCGACGCACGCCTTCTGGCTCGACGTGTTCGACCGGGTGTCGGTCGACGGCGCCGGACTGCCGCTCGACGCCACCGTGCACTTCGGGCAGGACTACGACAACGCCTACTGGAACGGCTCGCGGATGGTCTTCGGGGACGGCGACGGTGAGGTCTTCCGACGGTTCACCGTCGCCCTCGACGTCATCGGCCACGAGCTCGCCCACGGCGTGACGCAGTACACCGCCGACCTCACCTACCAGGGCCAGTCCGGCGCGCTCAACGAGTCGGTCAGCGACGTGTTCGGCTCCCTCGTCGCCCAGTACACCGCCGGGCAGACCGCCGAGCAGGCGTCCTGGCTGATCGGCGAGGGACTGTTCACCGAGGCGGTCCACGGCGTCGCACTCCGGTCGATGCGGGCGCCGGGCACCGCGTACGACGACCCGGTGCTCGGCAAGGACCCCCAGCCGGCGACGATGGCCGGGTACGTCGACACCACCGACGACCAGGGCGGCGTGCACACGAACTCGGGCATCCCGAACCACGCGTTCTTCCTGGCCGCCACCGCCATCGGCGGGTACGCCTGGCAGGGGGCGGGTGCGGTCTGGTGGGATGCCCTGACCTCGTCGTCGGTCACGGCGTCGATCGACTTCGCCGGCTTCGCGACCGTCACCGTCGACGCCGCCGGCACCCGCTTCGGCGACGGCTCCGCCCAGCAGACCGCCGTCCGCACGGCCTGGCAGACCGTGGGCGTGCTCGCCTGA